ACCCTCCACAAGCCACtgatttcttgatttttgtttaagcATAGTGTTTAGTTGCATACACGTTTCACTAAGCTTAGCCATAACATCTTTCATGAGGTTTAACTTCGTAGTATCATTAGGGTCTTCATCCGAACAAAGAGCAGCTGCCTCAAACCTCAACTGATCTTGTTTTAACCGAGAATGCACATTACCAAAAACCCAAAGATTCCACTCCTTGATCACCCCTTTGAGCCTCTTTAATttatatgtgaaaataaaatcaagaaaccCGGTAACTGGCATATTCCAACTCTCGCTAACCATGCGAAGGAAATCAGTGTGCAAGAACCACATCTTTTGAACACGAAAAGGTGCTCTTTTGGGTCTTGGAACAGCAAAAGGAAAACCCAAAAGTTtagaatggtcggaaacttcCCTAAGAAGAGATTTATaccgccaattctcaaacttTGCAAGCCAAGCCGCATTAATAACAACACGATCAAGTTTACTTATAATTCTCTCCATACCCGATTGTCTATTAGTCCAAGTGAATTTAGTACCCAAAGTATCAGCTTCAAAAAGATTGTTGTCATACAACCAatctgaaaactcattaatagTAGAAGTTCTTGGCTCAAGACCACCCTTTTTCTCATCTAGACGAAGGATACAATTAAAATCACCAATGACTAGCCAAGGAATAGCGTCATCATGAATATTAAGTTGCTGCCAAAGTCTTCTCCTGGTAACTTGAATATATCTAGCATGAATAAAAGAAACATGAACCCCATCAACCTCAATCGTAATGGCCTGTTTGATGACATTAACTATTGAAGGACTTATTGTATTCGAATAACAAACCCAAAGATTAGCCACACTAGAAGAAGAAACATTATGAATAACATGAGGAGAAAAACCTTCCCTTAGAATACCATTACCAAACGCTGCAGAGCAGTGCACTTTAGGTTCAGTTAGGCAAAAAAGATCTGGCTTAAAATCTCTAATTAACTCCTTAAGTTTATCTTGAGCTACATCACGTGCAACTCCATTGATGTTCCAAAATAAAACCCGCATTAATAACCTTTggggttttggtttttattt
Above is a genomic segment from Papaver somniferum cultivar HN1 chromosome 10, ASM357369v1, whole genome shotgun sequence containing:
- the LOC113316056 gene encoding uncharacterized protein LOC113316056; its protein translation is MRVLFWNINGVARDVAQDKLKELIRDFKPDLFCLTEPKVHCSAAFGNGILREGFSPHVIHNVSSSSVANLWVCYSNTISPSIVNVIKQAITIEVDGVHVSFIHARYIQVTRRRLWQQLNIHDDAIPWLVIGDFNCILRLDEKKGGLEPRTSTINEFSDWLYDNNLFEADTLGTKFTWTNRQSGMERIISKLDRVVINAAWLAKFENWRYKSLLREVSDHSKLLGFPFAVPRPKRAPFRVQKMWFLHTDFLRMVSESWNMPVTGFLDFIFTYKLKRLKGVIKEWNLWVFGNVHSRLKQDQLRFEAAALCSDEDPNDTTKLNLMKDVMAKLSETCMQLNTMLKQKSRNQWLVEGSSNTNFFHNSIRIRRSFNTISELVDSASNTISDYDHLRDHVVHYYEDKFNGPELEGDASLFDYDHISISEEESLAMDRIPSPEEIKQAVFDLGADSAPGPDGFSGCFYRHCWDIIQEDLIKDIIFYWNNGHIPNGVNSSLIVLLPKVRGANTLRNFCPIGISNFFFKTFTKILASRLGSVLHNLVSEEQVAFMKRRNIHENISLASEMVNELHIKRKDGNIGLKLDITQALTRLVGPLCWKFFVGNLRSINNLVDLLGKYQRASGQTVCRQKSKIYYGGGSLSRRTYLADYLGMSVATFPDGYLGVQIMPGTIIYRHISDVVEKIKT